TATACAGTTCTGGTGAATTAAAGACCctgaggttttttgttttttttttgctttatcaaGCATCTGGCGAATGTCACACAAAGCTAGTCAACTGTGTCCCAGCGTTTTAGTATTTAGAAATTAATTGTGTGTTCAACAGACATCATCTGCTTCCCGCTCTTTCTGGCTGAAGACATGGCGGATGCAAATCATCCTGGAAAGAGGTAATTTTCATAAATTTCTTATGACTTTCCCCCcaaacatatttataattatttaatcaTTCAAGTCTCTAGAGTAACCCTCCCCAAAAAAATTGTACCTaggataaatatttttttgttcatgGGCTTATTTCTGTGAGTGGCAACAAAAGTTGCCAGTGGGCACATAGCATGTCGCTAACTAAAGGAAAACACTGTCTGCAGGATTGCTCCtaatttacttatttaaaattgtaGAATGATGTACAATGGCTCATTTTAGTCCTTTTAGAATAATTCCTAGCTAAATAAATTCACAGGTATTCAAGGCCTCTGTGTATAGGATTTTTATACATTACCATACATCATTTTCTTGCTAGCTAAAATTCGCTTGCTAGCTAACATGTATGTTGTCCTTTCCTTAGGTACACCGTAGCAGAGATCCTGGCCATGCTGCAGGACTCTGAAACTGTGGCGGACATCACAGTTGTGCCTGAGTCAGAAATGCACGCACATGACACAGACTGTGACAGTGACCAATCTGATGATGAGGCCACTGGTGACCATAACCGCCTCCCATCAAGAATACTCAAAGGTGAAGGCTTTCTACCTAATTCGGACATGCAGCTGCCAAATCCCCCCGATGATGATCCTGGGTGCTCATCCTCAGTGAGTCAGGGTCCAAGTGTGGTTCTTGGCCTGGCAGAGAAAGCTGAAGTGCCACCTGGAGTCAAGTTTTACCACGACAACCTCTTCACAACCCTGTCCCTGGTGGATGAGATGACCCTGAGAGGCTATGGCAGCTGTGGCACGATGCGACAAACTCAGCTCCATAACGTTCCCTTCACAGCACCCCAGACCTTCAAGAAGACACCCAGAGGAGATGCTGAGTATCTGGTTGAGGCAGAGAAGCTGATTGTAAGGTGGAATGACAACAGCGTGGTCACCGTGGTGTTGAACATGGAGAGGGAGTTCACCGAAACTGAGGCGAAGAGATGGAATAAACAGAAGCGGACTATGGACAAGGTCAGACAGCCCAAGTGTATCCAGGACTACAACACACACATGGGAGGAGTGGACCTGCATGACCAGTTTGTCAGCCGCTACAGAGTCAACATCCGGTCCAAGAAGTGGTGGTGGCCATGCTTCAGCTGGGCCCTGAACAGTGCCATGGTGAACAGCTGGTGCTATTACAGGTACACAAGGCTGTATGTTATTTAGTGATATCACAATCGAGTTGGTGATGT
This DNA window, taken from Astatotilapia calliptera chromosome 5, fAstCal1.2, whole genome shotgun sequence, encodes the following:
- the LOC113022166 gene encoding piggyBac transposable element-derived protein 3-like; amino-acid sequence: MADANHPGKRYTVAEILAMLQDSETVADITVVPESEMHAHDTDCDSDQSDDEATGDHNRLPSRILKGEGFLPNSDMQLPNPPDDDPGCSSSVSQGPSVVLGLAEKAEVPPGVKFYHDNLFTTLSLVDEMTLRGYGSCGTMRQTQLHNVPFTAPQTFKKTPRGDAEYLVEAEKLIVRWNDNSVVTVVLNMEREFTETEAKRWNKQKRTMDKVRQPKCIQDYNTHMGGVDLHDQFVSRYRVNIRSKKWWWPCFSWALNSAMVNSWCYYRSWKSGEKDLLSFQRLVAQTLLLRHGTKPSRQGRRSSMAVAITDATRFDNLNHWPCNTGSRYKRYKNCGGRTSFACGKCDVPLHVECFKKYHTE